The DNA window GTGCGCCCGGACAAGACTTGCCAGACATACCCCAGGTGTTATCTATATGCGATCCCGTTGCCAATCAAGGTCCGTTAATGGGACTGATGACAGGGTTAAAACATGTCGAAGGTGTCTCCGAATGGGCACTGGTGACGGGTTGCGACATGCCATTTATCAATAATGAATTGATCCAATGCCTGAAATCGCACAGGACAACAGAGTCAGAGATTGTCATTCCCCGTATAAATGAACAGTTCTATCCTTTGTGCGCGCTTTATCAAACTGCTATCTGGAGAAAGGCCAAATTGCTACTCGAAAAAGGAGAACGACGGCTTTTGGCACTGGTCGATGTATGCAGCATCCAGGCCGTTGCACAAGACGCACTCGCACGGATTGATCCCAACCTCCAATTTTTGATGAATATCAATACGCCTCAATGTTATCAGAGCGCTCTTGAATTAGCCGGTTTGCAGCAGTGAAATCGGACAGATCTATCCACTGTTGACGATATTCTTTTTTCGCATATATTGCCACGTATCCATTTACTTATCACCAAGGAGTTATCACGATGGCTATTGAAGACAAAACCCTGTTGACCGAAGACGAGATTCGCGCAGAGGTTGCCGATCTCGAAGGATGGGAATATTTGGAAGACACAAAAGAATTGCAGCGCGTTTGGCATTTTGAGAAATTTGTGCCAACTATGGCTTTTGTGCGCAGGCTGACGGAGATTATGGATGAAAATAATCACCATTCGGATATCGGCCTCAACAGCCGAACAAAAACTCTTACGGTCACGGTGACGACCCACAGCGAAAATGCCGTCACCCGTGCAGATATCGATTTTGCAGGAGCAGTAAATCGAGGGTAAAAAATCATTGGAGGTGGGATGAAGGTGGATGTCAATATTCAGCCTGGCGACCTGAAAGTCAGGCTGAATCGTTTTTTTGAACTGGCTACACAGAAAATTCGGAGTATCGATTCGACGTGGGATTCAGACCGGGGAACGCCAGTATTTACAGAAGGCGGTAAATACACCACCCGGGGGTGGACCGAGTGGACGCAGGGATTTCAATTTGGATGCGCCATTTTGGGATATGAAATCACGCGGGAAAAAGATCTGCTGCAGATTGGGCGCAAGGGCACGATTGAGCACATGGCGTCTCATGTGACGCATATTGGGGTACACGATCACGGATTTAACAATGTATCGACCTATGGGAATTTGCGGCGATTGATGCGAGAAGGAACGCTCGAGGAAAATGAGT is part of the Gemmatimonadota bacterium genome and encodes:
- a CDS encoding molybdenum cofactor guanylyltransferase — protein: MNSSGIILTGGESRRMGKPKYSLSFGGETLLQRSVRNLRGTVCPIAIVGAPGQDLPDIPQVLSICDPVANQGPLMGLMTGLKHVEGVSEWALVTGCDMPFINNELIQCLKSHRTTESEIVIPRINEQFYPLCALYQTAIWRKAKLLLEKGERRLLALVDVCSIQAVAQDALARIDPNLQFLMNINTPQCYQSALELAGLQQ
- a CDS encoding 4a-hydroxytetrahydrobiopterin dehydratase yields the protein MAIEDKTLLTEDEIRAEVADLEGWEYLEDTKELQRVWHFEKFVPTMAFVRRLTEIMDENNHHSDIGLNSRTKTLTVTVTTHSENAVTRADIDFAGAVNRG
- a CDS encoding glycosyl hydrolase, whose translation is MKVDVNIQPGDLKVRLNRFFELATQKIRSIDSTWDSDRGTPVFTEGGKYTTRGWTEWTQGFQFGCAILGYEITREKDLLQIGRKGTIEHMASHVTHIGVHDHGFNNVSTYGNLRRLMREGTLEENEWERHFYELALKASGAVQAARWTTIGDGKGYIHSFNGPHSLFSDTIRSCRALAVAHDLGHVLMGENDLAISLLERLIHHAETTAQFNVYYGEGRDRYDVRGRVVHESIFNVNDGNYRCPSTQQG